One Arthrobacter sp. FW306-07-I genomic window carries:
- a CDS encoding CTP synthase → MIGSNSVVQRSNSRVNSRFPGSSKTTKHIFVTGGVASSLGKGLTASSLGHLLRARGLSVTMQKLDPYLNVDPGTMNPFQHGEVFVTDDGAETDLDIGHYERFLDENLEGSANVTTGQVYSTVIAKERRGEYLGDTVQVIPHITDEIKRRMRLPAEGKNAPDVIITEIGGTVGDIESQPFLESARQVRQDIGRNNVFFLHVSLVPYIGPSQELKTKPTQHSVAALRSIGIQPEAIVIRSDREVPEAMREKIGRMCDVDIDAVVNAADAPSIYDIPKTLHGQGLDSYIVRALDLPFKDVDWTSWDRLLEAVHNPKHHVEIALVGKYIDLPDAYLSVTEALRAGGFANEAKVKIRWVPSDECETREGAIKALDGVDAICVPGGFGIRGLEGKLGALKFARETKLPVLGLCLGLQCMVIEYARNVVGLEGASSSEFEPDSKYPVIATMEEQLEYVEGRGDLGGTMRLGLYEAKLDEGSVIAGTYGKTTVSERHRHRYEVNNKYRQQIADKGLVFSGTSPDGKLVEFVELPADVHPYYVATQAHPELSSRPTRPHPLFAGLVKAALDHQNANHQGAGQAAADTAAATDGEPAASGSVTAK, encoded by the coding sequence ATGATAGGCTCGAATTCCGTGGTGCAGCGATCAAATTCCCGTGTAAATTCCCGGTTCCCGGGCTCCTCCAAGACGACCAAGCATATTTTCGTCACTGGCGGTGTGGCGTCCTCGCTCGGTAAGGGACTGACGGCCTCCAGCCTTGGTCATCTACTGCGGGCACGCGGCCTGTCGGTCACGATGCAGAAGCTCGATCCCTATCTGAACGTGGATCCGGGCACGATGAACCCCTTCCAGCACGGTGAGGTCTTCGTCACGGACGACGGCGCCGAGACGGACCTGGACATCGGGCACTACGAACGCTTCCTCGACGAGAACCTCGAAGGTTCTGCGAACGTGACCACGGGGCAGGTGTACTCCACCGTTATCGCCAAGGAACGCCGGGGCGAATACCTCGGGGACACCGTTCAGGTCATCCCGCACATCACCGATGAGATCAAGCGCCGCATGCGGCTGCCCGCCGAGGGCAAGAACGCCCCGGACGTGATCATCACCGAAATCGGCGGCACCGTTGGCGATATCGAGTCCCAGCCCTTCCTGGAATCGGCCCGCCAGGTCCGCCAGGACATCGGCCGGAACAACGTGTTCTTCCTCCACGTCTCCTTGGTGCCCTACATCGGGCCTTCCCAGGAACTGAAGACCAAGCCCACGCAGCACTCCGTGGCCGCGTTGCGCTCCATCGGCATCCAGCCCGAGGCCATCGTGATCCGGTCGGACCGCGAAGTGCCTGAGGCCATGCGGGAAAAGATCGGCCGCATGTGCGACGTCGACATCGACGCCGTGGTGAACGCCGCCGATGCCCCCAGCATCTACGACATCCCCAAGACCCTGCACGGCCAGGGACTGGACTCCTACATCGTCCGCGCCCTGGACCTGCCGTTCAAGGACGTCGACTGGACCAGCTGGGACCGCCTCCTCGAGGCCGTGCACAACCCCAAGCACCACGTCGAGATCGCCCTGGTGGGCAAGTACATCGACCTGCCGGACGCCTACCTTTCGGTCACCGAGGCGCTGCGGGCCGGCGGCTTCGCCAACGAGGCCAAGGTCAAGATCCGCTGGGTCCCGTCGGATGAGTGCGAGACCCGCGAAGGGGCCATAAAGGCCCTCGACGGCGTGGACGCCATCTGCGTTCCGGGCGGTTTCGGCATCCGCGGCCTCGAAGGCAAGCTGGGCGCGCTGAAGTTCGCCCGCGAAACCAAGCTGCCGGTCCTGGGCCTCTGCCTTGGCCTGCAGTGCATGGTGATCGAGTACGCCCGCAATGTGGTGGGGCTGGAAGGCGCCTCCTCCAGCGAGTTCGAGCCGGATTCAAAGTACCCCGTCATCGCCACCATGGAGGAGCAGCTGGAGTATGTCGAGGGCCGCGGCGACCTTGGCGGCACCATGCGCCTGGGCCTCTATGAAGCCAAGCTCGACGAAGGCTCCGTCATCGCCGGAACGTACGGCAAGACCACCGTCAGCGAACGCCACCGGCACCGCTACGAGGTGAACAACAAGTACCGCCAGCAGATCGCGGATAAGGGCCTGGTCTTCTCCGGCACTTCCCCGGACGGCAAACTGGTGGAATTCGTCGAGTTGCCCGCCGACGTCCACCCGTACTACGTGGCCACGCAGGCGCACCCCGAGCTGAGCTCGCGGCCCACGCGCCCGCACCCGCTGTTCGCCGGCCTGGTCAAGGCTGCCCTTGACCACCAGAACGCCAACCACCAGGGTGCAGGCCAGGCCGCAGCCGACACGGCGGCGGCCACGGACGGCGAGCCTGCAGCATCGGGTAGCGTTACCGCTAAGTAG
- a CDS encoding NUDIX domain-containing protein, with protein MPGTPEATPAKQVSDAPSPRRLLSSEKVYEGRIWDVVSDTFQLSESGDALTRDYIEHPGAVAILPMNDEGQILLLKQYRHPVGMDLWEVPAGLLDVEGEDFVVGAARELAEEADLAAGTWNVLADVFNSPGSSSEAIRIYLARDLTEVPHHERHERTDEEAEIEFHWISLDDAVASVLAGRLHNPSAVVGILAAAAARAGNYQDLRPADAPWPAHPSQR; from the coding sequence ATGCCTGGTACACCTGAAGCCACCCCTGCCAAACAGGTTTCGGATGCACCAAGCCCGCGCCGTCTTTTGTCGTCCGAGAAGGTCTATGAGGGCCGGATCTGGGACGTCGTCAGCGACACCTTCCAGCTCTCCGAGTCCGGGGACGCCCTCACCCGCGACTACATCGAACACCCCGGGGCGGTCGCGATCCTGCCCATGAACGACGAAGGCCAGATCCTCCTCCTGAAGCAGTACCGGCACCCGGTGGGCATGGATCTCTGGGAAGTCCCCGCCGGCCTGCTGGACGTCGAAGGCGAAGACTTCGTGGTGGGGGCGGCACGCGAACTTGCCGAAGAAGCGGACCTGGCGGCCGGGACCTGGAACGTCCTGGCCGACGTCTTCAACTCCCCGGGATCCTCCAGCGAAGCCATCCGCATCTACCTGGCCCGGGACCTCACCGAGGTGCCGCACCACGAACGGCACGAGCGGACGGACGAGGAAGCGGAAATCGAATTCCACTGGATCAGCCTGGACGACGCCGTGGCCTCCGTACTGGCCGGCCGCCTCCACAACCCGTCCGCCGTCGTCGGGATCCTTGCCGCCGCTGCCGCCCGGGCCGGCAACTACCAGGACCTCCGCCCCGCTGACGCCCCCTGGCCCGCCCACCCCAGCCAGCGCTGA